A section of the Lineus longissimus chromosome 1, tnLinLong1.2, whole genome shotgun sequence genome encodes:
- the LOC135491979 gene encoding histone H3.3A, protein MARTKQTARKSTGGKAPRKQLATKAARKSAPSTGGVKKPHRYRPGTVALREIRRYQKSTELLIRKLPFQRLVREIAQDFKTDLRFQSAAIGALQEASEAYLVGLFEDTNLCAIHAKRVTIMPKDIQLARRIRGERA, encoded by the exons atggcccGTACGAAACAGACCGCCCGTAAATCAACTGGAGGAAAAGCTCCACGTAAACAGCTTGCCACTAAAGCTGCTCGTAAGAGTGCCCCATCCACCGGAGGTGTGAAGAAGCCCCATAGGTACAGGCCTGGTACAGTCGCCTTGAGAGAGATCCGTCGTTACCAGAAATCTACGGAGTTGTTGATCCGCAAACTGCCATTCCAAAGACTTGTCAGGGAAATTGCACAAGATTTCAAGACTGATCTTAGATTCCAGAGTGCGGCTATTGGAGCTTTGCAA GAAGCCAGTGAAGCTTACTTGGTTGGATTGTTCGAGGACACGAATCTGTGTGCTATCCACGCCAAGCGAGTCACAATTATGCCCAAAGACATCCAACTTGCCAGAAGGATCCGTGGGGAACGAGCATAA
- the LOC135491961 gene encoding DNA topoisomerase 3-alpha-like, which yields MTWCRIHAISSQILLTWSIGVLKKLFDDKIVRQCYSKRTVQRGYCSETLTPTKMRVLNVAEKNDAAKSIADLMSRGGYRKREGFSRFNKIYEYNYNIFGQNCTMTMTSVSGHLLNYEFVGMYKKWNGCNPVALFDAPVQKFCPDDYKDIKRTLEREIRGCSTLVIWTDGDREGENIGFEIIQVCKAVKPNIRVLRARFSEITPRAIDQACRNLAPPDQNINDAVDVRTELDLRIGAAFTRFQTLRLQKVFPNVLGEQLISYGSCQFPTLGFVVERYKQVEAFIPEPFWKIRVTHKVEEGLAEFNWKRVKLFDHTAVLALYMHCLETPIATVVDVRSKSKSKWRPTALDTVELEKLASRKLRISAKETMKIAEKLYTSGFISYPRTETNIFPEDFNLPGLVQNQVQDPNWGAFAARVLEQGPNPRNGKKSDQAHPPIHPTKYTNNLHGNEAKVYEFIVRHFLACLSQDAQGMETTIEIDVAEEKFTVAGLMIIARNYLDVYPYDRWNAKIIPVMQTGQQFMPTAIEMNQGETSAPALLTEADLIALMEKHGIGTDATHADHIETIKSRVYVGLENDRFVPGELGIGLVDGYNKMGYQMSKPNLRAELENDLKLICEGRRNKDAVLQEQIRKYREVFVEALNQASKLDEALSQYFGDAQTVRSAEILPQVSFPVMPCPVCRQDMILRAKRDNKGFFLSCMGFPDCKTAIWFPDGVLSAEVTEHICETCKPGPVHKLRLKFKRGSVLPSIPLDCIGCIAGCDPDFAELFRLSLPAGGQGPTSGNQARSNTGNNRNNTGNPARPNSGNQRPNNNDSGYGSSFGSANSSRGGSQNNSRSFLGQNNNLGGPNSRPSNNQNRLTNNTRFPAPKPPTNTNSNSYHTNANNFFGSNTTNQNVGSKVNSGGQASNQGFGSNTSNRGGPTYNQGGRMPFTPISMNNNGSGNSSGDGDAIVCNCGEDARSLTVRKDGPNQGRQFYGCAKPKEASCGFFLWADDQHQDTKNKNDYGNDSSTTNYGSNSNTSAWTNTGYQPPRPGGDSDGGGVKCQCGLDATSRTVQKDGPNKGRQFHCCSKPMGDQCRFFEWVDENTGGGGGFGGNNLPGPGRGGGAAGRGIKRKTSTTAQPGTRKKRSCGLCGEEGHTRKTCRQKDD from the exons ATGACTTGGTGTCGAATTCATGCAATTTCAAGTCAAATTCTACTGACTTGGTCTATTGGAGTTctcaagaaattatttgatgataaaATTGTGAGACAGTGTTACTCAAAGAGGACTGTACAGCGAGGTTACTGTTCGGAAACTCTAACACCAACAAAGATGAGGGTTCTAAATGTTGCTGAGAAGAATGATGCTGCAAAGTCAATTGCTGATCTCATGTCCCGTGGTGGATATCGTAAG AGGGAAGGATTCTCAAGATTCAATAAAATCTATGAATACAACTACAATATATTTGGACAGAACTGCACAATGACCATGACATCTGTTTCTGGTCATTTGCTAAACTATGAGTTTGTCGGCATGTATAAAAAATG GAATGGCTGTAATCCTGTGGCCTTGTTCGATGCTCCCGTTCAAAAGTTTTGCCCTGATGATTACAAGGATATCAAG CGCACCTTAGAACGAGAAATCCGCGGCTGCTCAACACTTGTCATCTGGACTGACGGTGACAGAGAGGGAGAAAACATCGGCTTTGAGATAATTCAAGTTTGTAAAGCAG TTAAACCAAACATCAGAGTTTTGCGAGCTCGGTTTTCAGAGATTACTCCACG GGCCATTGATCAGGCTTGTCGCAACCTTGCCCCACCAGACCAGAACATAAATGATGCTGTTGATGTTCGCACAGAGCTAGACCTGAGAATag GTGCAGCATTCACTCGCTTTCAAACTTTGAGACTACAGAAGGTCTTCCCAAATGTCTTGGGTGAACAGTTGATCAGTTATGGCAGTTGCCAGTTCCCAACGTTAGGGTTCGTTGTCGAACGCTACAAGCAGGTGGAGGCCTTCATACCTGAACCGTTCTGGAAAATTAGAGTCACGCATAAGGTTGAAGAAGGCTTGGCTGAATTCAACTGGAAAAG GGTGAAGTTATTTGATCATACTGCTGTCTTAGCTCTTTATATGCATTGTCTCGAG ACCCCTATTGCAACAGTTGTTGACGTGCGCAGCAAGAGTAAGAGCAAGTGGAGACCAACAGCCCTCGATACGGTG GAACTTGAGAAGCTTGCATCGAGGAAGCTGAGGATCAGTGCCAAAGAGACCATGAAGATTGCAGAAAAGCTCTACACAAGTGGATTTATCAGTTACCCGAGGACCGAAACGAATATTTTTCCGGAGGACTTCAATCTACCTGGTCTTGTGCAGAACCAGGTTCAGGATCCTAACTGGGGAG CCTTTGCTGCTCGGGTGCTGGAGCAAGGTCCAAATCCTAGAAATgggaagaaatctgaccaggCCCATCCACCGATCCACCCTACCAAGTACACCAACAATCTCCATGGCAATGAAGCCAAGGTGTATGAGTTCATTGTCAGGCACTTCCTTGCCTGTTTGTCTCAGGATGCCCAAGGGATGGAGACGACTATTGAAATAGATGTCGCTGAAGAAAAG TTCACTGTGGCTGGACTGATGATCATTGCTCGAAACTATTTGGATGTTTATCCATACGATCGCTGGAATGCTAAG ATTATACCTGTGATGCAAACAGGACAGCAGTTTATGCCAACAGCAATTGAG ATGAACCAGGGTGAGACGTCAGCACCAGCACTTCTGACAGAGGCTGATCTGATTGCCTTGATGGAGAAGCATGGGATAG GTACTGATGCCACTCATGCTGATCACATTGAAACCATCAAGTCGAGAGTGTACGTCGGGTTGGAGAATGATCGATTTGTTCCTGGTGAACTTGGCATTGGCCTAGTCGATGGTTACAACAAGATGGGCTACCAAATGTCCAAACCAAATCTGCGAGCTGAACTAGAGAATGATCTCAAGCT AATCTGTgaaggaagaagaaacaaagatG CTGTGTTACAGGAACAAATACGAAAATATAGAGAGGTGTTTGTTGAGGCTCTCAACCAAGCCAGCAAGCTCGATGAAGCATTGTCACAATACTTTGGAGACGCTCAGACTGTCAGATCAGCAG AAATCCTGCCACAAGTGTCATTTCCTGTGATGCCCTGCCCAGTGTGCAGGCAAGACATGATCCTCAGAGCAAAGAGAGATAACAAGGG GTTCTTTTTGTCTTGTATGGGATTTCCTGACTGTAAAACGGCCATTTGGTTTCCGGATGGCGTTTTGTCTGCCGAAGTAACGGAACATATTTGTGAAACC TGCAAGCCAGGACCGGTCCATAAGTTAAGACTGAAGTTCAAGAGAGGTTCAGTCCTGCCATCTATTCCACTTGA ttGCATTGGCTGCATTGCTGGGTGTGATCCGGATTTTGCCGAGCTCTTCCGTCTTTCGCTACCTGCTGGTGGCCAAGGACCCACATCTGGAAACCAGGCCCGCAGCAATACCGGAAACAACCGCAACAATACTGGAAACCCGGCCCGTCCCAATTCTGGAAACCAAAGACCTAACAACAATGACAGTGGCTACGGTAGTAGCTTTGGCAGTGCAAATTCTAGCCGCGGAGGATCGCAAAATAACTCTCGTAGCTTCTTGGGTCAGAATAATAATCTCGGAGGACCGAATTCAAGACCATCAAATAATCAAAATAGATTAACGAACAATACCCGGTTTCCAGCACCAAAACCTCCAACCAACACAAACTCTAATTCATACCATACCAATGCTAATAACTTTTTTGGTTCAAATACGACCAACCAAAATGTTGGCTCCAAAGTGAACAGTGGAGGACAAGCTTCAAATCAAGGTTTTGGTTCCAATACGAGCAACAGGGGAGGGCCGACATACAATCAAGGTGGCAGGATGCCATTTACACCCATCTCAATGAACAATAATGGGTCTGGAAACAGTTCAGGGGATGGGGATGCGATCGTGTGCAACTGTGGCGAGGATGCTAGGAGCCTGACGGTGAGGAAGGACGGGCCAAATCAAG GGCGTCAATTTTATGGATGTGCTAAACCAAAAGAGGCGAGTTGTGGTTTCTTCCTGTGGGCTGATGATCAGCATCAGGACACCAAGAATAAGAACGACTATGGAAATGACTCGAGTACAACCAACTACGGCAGCAATTCAAATACGAGTGCATGGACAAATACTGGCTATCAACCTCCTAGACCTGGTGGAGATAGTGATGGTGGTGGTGTCAAGTGTCAGTGTGGTTTGGATGCTACTTC ACGCACAGTTCAGAAAGATGGACCAAACAAAGGGCGGCAATTTCACTGCTGCTCAAAACCGATGGGTGACCAGTGTCGATTCTTTGAGTGGGTTGATGAGAATACTGGAGGTGGAG GTGGTTTTGGTGGCAACAATCTCCCTGGCCCTGGCAGAGGCGGAGGAGCTGCTGGCAGAGGAATCAAAAGGAAGACATCCACGACAGCACAGCCTGGAACAAGGAAAAAACGTTCATGTGGTTTATGTGGAGAAGAAG GACACACACGGAAAACTTGTAGACAAAAAGACGACTGA
- the LOC135497281 gene encoding AP-4 complex accessory subunit tepsin-like, whose translation MADSYAGRSILMDKFSFVQKLGMLTKATADDETPVSGYLYQEINKMTFESGSFCHDLLDYLVDRLEDRSYHVKLKVLNIIKFVVENGHPDFRRQLRKKSRGIKEAEGFSGPADPLHGATPYQMIRKTAKEVNEILFDVESEREESPNKTNPSSAPSSAMYGMGSQGGSPGKMQGFGNTPNKPQKSIGDSIIGGIIDIAESLVEPDSSRGGPASPSRSFGNYKPVQLENDRQKISSLTKTHSSPRRQIKERKPGVAGGGWEDEETEEDVASLQTSEKSSDSMDLADRLASVTTSDWSQEQQLLSDLVVNIQKPIPKRDEINTFIKRCSKLNCDKILEFLNDKLMSSENTIVVRSLVLLEYLMRSDLVQVDLMTTMCHKNLIILNKNNSCQSQIKARKVILQLQKLSSQGHLFAELDDQQGSTGLSYQHGSTDGGMTNGLSDEHS comes from the exons atggcggactCCTATGCAGGGCGATCGATTTTAATGGACAAATTCTCATTTGTACAAAAG CTTGGCATGTTGACCAAGGCAACTGCTGATGATGAGACACCAGTGTCGGGATATCTCTACCAAGAAATAAACA AAATGACATTCGAATCGGGTAGTTTCTGCCATGATCTTTTAGACTACCTGGTTGATAGACTGGAAGACAGATCCTACCATGTCAAGCTTAAG GTGTTGaacattataaaatttgtgGTTGAAAATGGTCATCCAGATTTTCGCCGGCAGCTGCGGAAAAAATCTCGAGGCATAAAAGAAGCTGAAGGTTTCAGTGGACCAGCTGACCCTCTGCATGGTGCTACACCTTATCAAATGATCCGAAAGACAGCTAAG GAAGTAAATGAAATATTATTTGATGTCGAGTCTGAAAGAGAGGAAAGTCCCAACAAGACTAATCCTTCGAGTGCACCTAGTTCTGCCATGTATG GAATGGGATCTCAAGGAGGAAGCCCGGGCAAGATGCAGGGATTCGGAAATACTCCAAATAAACCCCAAA AATCGATTGGTGACAGTATCATTGGTGGCATCATAGATATAGCTGAATCTTTAGTAGAGCCAGATTCCAGTCGTGGTGGCCCTGCATCGCCGAGTAGAAGTTTCGGAAATTATAAACCAGTACAACTCGAAAATGATCGACAGAAAATCTCTTCATTGACAAAGACACATTCAAGCCCAAGGAGACAAATAAAAG AGCGTAAACCAGGTGTGGCTGGCGGTGGCTGGGAAGATGAGGAGACCGAAGAGGATGTTGCCAGTTTGCAGACATCCGAGAAAAGTTCTGACAGCATGGATTTAGCAGACAG GCTTGCGAGTGTGACGACAAGTGATTGGTCTCAAGAACAGCAGCTGCTTAGTGATCTTGTGGTCAACATCCAGAAGCCCATACCAAAGCGGGATGAGATTAACACATTTATAAAGAG GTGTTCAAAGTTGAATTGTGACAAAATTCTTGAGTTCCTCAATGATAAGTTGATGTCCTCAGAAAATACTATAGTTGTG CGATCCTTGGTGCTTCTAGAATACCTGATGAGGTCGGACTTAGTTCAAGTTGACCTAATGACTACCATGTGCCATAAGAATCTCATAATACTCAACAAAAACAACAGCTGCCAATCACAGATTAAAGCGAGGAAG GTGATTCTCCAGTTACAGAAGTTATCATCCCAAGGACACCTATTTGCTGAACTTGATGATCAACAAGGTTCAACTGGACTTAGTTATCAACACGGTTCAACAGATGGGGGGATGACTAATGGCTTATCAGATGAACATTCATAA